The Deinococcus wulumuqiensis R12 genome has a window encoding:
- a CDS encoding MMPL family transporter yields the protein MRRLALFVSRRPWAVLLVWALLALLSLPFAARAPAALSASPGTLTNSESARVSELLRDKFGETDTNTALLVTRSAPGLDTEQGRATYQRFVDGLREVEGVTRVLPAQSGSLTSRDAAGTRALTVAQIPLQDGGKETLARIRAYVREVDSPALDIRVTGGQAIADDFTEFAEADTKRSEFVALPLIAVLLLLVFGALVATGLPLVVGVLSISVAMAGLYFLTTVMEVSTFAQSVVTMLGLGAGIDYALLMVNRFREELGRRGSSAEAAARTVETAGRSVLFSGATVAIAMAGLLLPPLSFVRSIGIGGVLAVVLTVLASLTALPALLTLLGERVNAPRLLRSTWAQSAGASAAWTAFARRVTARPLAAVLLSTAFLLLLAVPAARMKTGYAGAWGLVPGVESRDALQDVRDMGAGGLLSQYEVLLDLQGQRYSPDQSAKFQAVVGDLRALPGVRAVLSPFLTPADLQATGAGSSDTLGALSLLTQRSFSRDRTFLRVTVVPDDTLRADLAPAFEGRLRATLERSGYRFLLGGAPVGGREFGEAITDTLPTVILSVFAGTFVLLLLAFRSLLIPLKSILMNALTVGAAAGVVTWVVQEGHFAGLLGIPASAGVLDSSLPLLLFAVMFGLSMDYEIFLLSRVQEEHLAGASNDEAVVRAVGHTARIITSAAVIMFIVFTAFMFGRVVATKSVGLGLAVAVVLDATLVRLVLVPAFLKLAGRWNWWLPGWLDRRLPHIKLEH from the coding sequence GTGCGCCGACTCGCCCTGTTCGTTTCCCGTCGTCCCTGGGCCGTGCTGCTCGTCTGGGCGCTGCTGGCCCTGCTCAGCCTGCCGTTCGCCGCCCGCGCCCCCGCCGCGCTGAGCGCCAGTCCCGGCACGCTGACGAATTCGGAAAGCGCCCGCGTGTCGGAGCTGCTGCGCGACAAGTTCGGCGAGACCGACACCAACACCGCCCTGCTGGTGACCCGCAGCGCGCCGGGCCTGGACACCGAGCAGGGTCGGGCGACCTACCAGCGCTTTGTGGACGGGCTGCGCGAGGTCGAGGGCGTGACCCGCGTTCTGCCCGCCCAGAGCGGCAGCCTGACCAGCCGGGACGCGGCGGGGACACGCGCCCTGACCGTCGCGCAGATTCCGCTGCAAGACGGGGGCAAGGAGACGCTGGCCCGCATCCGGGCCTACGTGCGCGAGGTGGACTCGCCCGCGCTGGACATCCGGGTGACCGGCGGGCAGGCGATTGCCGACGACTTTACCGAGTTCGCCGAGGCCGACACCAAGCGCAGCGAATTCGTGGCGCTGCCATTGATTGCCGTGCTGCTGCTGCTGGTGTTCGGGGCGCTGGTGGCGACAGGATTGCCGCTGGTGGTGGGCGTGCTGAGCATCAGCGTGGCGATGGCGGGCCTGTACTTCCTGACCACCGTGATGGAGGTGAGCACCTTCGCGCAGAGTGTGGTGACGATGCTGGGGCTGGGCGCGGGCATCGACTACGCCCTGCTGATGGTCAACCGTTTCCGCGAGGAACTGGGGCGGCGGGGCAGCTCTGCCGAGGCCGCCGCCCGCACGGTGGAAACGGCGGGGCGCAGCGTGCTGTTCAGCGGGGCCACAGTGGCGATTGCGATGGCGGGGCTGCTGCTGCCGCCGCTGTCGTTCGTGCGGTCCATCGGCATCGGGGGCGTGCTGGCGGTGGTGCTGACGGTGCTGGCGAGCCTGACCGCGCTGCCCGCCCTGCTGACGCTGCTGGGCGAACGGGTCAACGCGCCGCGCCTGCTGCGTTCCACCTGGGCGCAGTCGGCGGGGGCGTCGGCGGCGTGGACGGCGTTCGCCCGCCGGGTCACGGCCCGGCCCCTCGCCGCCGTGCTGCTGAGCACCGCCTTTTTGCTGCTGCTCGCCGTGCCCGCCGCCCGCATGAAGACCGGGTACGCCGGGGCCTGGGGGCTGGTGCCGGGCGTGGAAAGCCGCGACGCCCTCCAGGACGTGCGCGATATGGGGGCCGGCGGCCTGCTCAGTCAGTACGAGGTGCTGCTCGACCTGCAGGGCCAGCGTTACAGTCCCGACCAGAGCGCCAAGTTTCAGGCGGTGGTGGGCGACCTGCGGGCGCTGCCTGGGGTCCGGGCGGTGCTGAGTCCCTTTCTGACCCCCGCCGACCTTCAGGCGACGGGCGCAGGCAGCAGCGACACGCTGGGGGCGCTGAGTCTGCTCACCCAGCGGTCTTTTAGCCGTGACCGCACCTTCCTGCGGGTGACGGTGGTGCCGGACGACACGCTGCGGGCCGACCTCGCTCCGGCGTTCGAGGGGCGTCTGCGGGCCACGCTCGAACGCAGCGGTTACCGCTTCCTGCTCGGCGGCGCTCCGGTGGGCGGGCGCGAATTCGGCGAGGCGATTACGGACACGCTCCCGACGGTCATTCTGTCGGTGTTTGCCGGAACGTTCGTGCTGCTGCTGCTCGCCTTCCGCTCGCTGCTGATTCCGCTCAAGAGCATCCTGATGAACGCGCTGACGGTGGGCGCGGCGGCGGGGGTGGTGACGTGGGTGGTGCAGGAAGGCCACTTCGCCGGGCTGCTCGGGATTCCGGCGAGCGCGGGCGTGCTGGACTCCTCGCTGCCGCTGCTGCTGTTCGCGGTGATGTTCGGCCTGAGCATGGACTACGAGATTTTTCTGCTTTCCCGCGTGCAGGAAGAGCACCTTGCCGGGGCCAGCAACGACGAGGCGGTGGTCCGCGCCGTGGGGCACACCGCCCGCATCATCACCAGCGCCGCCGTCATCATGTTCATCGTCTTTACCGCCTTCATGTTCGGGCGCGTGGTCGCCACCAAGAGCGTGGGCCTGGGTCTCGCCGTCGCCGTCGTGCTGGACGCCACCCTGGTGCGGCTGGTGCTGGTCCCGGCCTTTCTCAAACTGGCCGGGCGCTGGAACTGGTGGCTCCCGGGCTGGCTGGACCGGCGGCTGCCGCACATCAAGCTGGAGCACTGA
- a CDS encoding MATE family efflux transporter — protein sequence MTTLPPPTVSTTAELRALLKLAGPVVASQFASNALALIATAVIGRLGARELAAAAYANASYYLMFIMVVGVMLSVAPRVAQAHGAGDGAGVVRALRGGLRLAALLTALVLPLMWALSFILPNFAPAGVDRELVATYLRVYSLGMLPNLVFIALRGTLEGTGKPGPVTLVALAGVGWAALVAPALAFGWGPLPRLGLAGAAGASASAAWVMAALLWPLAWRRVGPARQTVPVGEGPVGDEVRALFRLGWPIGLTLGAEGGMFSVTTLLIARFGPEVLAAQNVTMQAITALFMVPLGIASATGVRVGNEAGAGRVAQARRAGLVGMGLSAGVMLAFAALELLSPRTVFSVFVNVNDPANANLLAVATGFLGIAALFQLMDGLQVTANGALRGLQDTRMPLLVSLVAYWVVGLGLGSWLAFGAGLGARGLWFGLTAGLTFAGLALVGRFLWRTRAGRS from the coding sequence ATGACGACCCTGCCCCCACCCACCGTCTCCACCACCGCCGAACTGCGGGCGCTGCTCAAACTGGCCGGTCCGGTGGTCGCGTCGCAGTTCGCGTCCAACGCCCTGGCCCTGATCGCCACCGCCGTGATCGGGCGGCTGGGGGCACGCGAACTGGCCGCCGCCGCGTATGCCAACGCCAGCTACTACCTGATGTTCATCATGGTGGTGGGGGTGATGCTCTCGGTGGCGCCCAGAGTCGCGCAGGCGCACGGTGCGGGCGACGGGGCCGGGGTGGTGCGGGCGCTGCGCGGCGGACTGAGGTTGGCGGCGCTGCTCACGGCCCTCGTGCTGCCGCTGATGTGGGCGCTGTCCTTCATCCTGCCGAACTTCGCGCCCGCCGGAGTGGACCGCGAACTGGTCGCCACGTATCTGCGGGTGTACTCGCTGGGGATGCTGCCGAACCTCGTGTTTATCGCCCTGCGCGGCACGCTGGAAGGCACCGGCAAGCCCGGCCCGGTGACGCTGGTGGCCCTCGCCGGGGTGGGGTGGGCGGCGCTGGTTGCCCCGGCGCTCGCCTTCGGTTGGGGGCCGCTGCCCCGGCTGGGGCTGGCGGGCGCGGCGGGCGCGAGTGCGTCGGCGGCGTGGGTCATGGCCGCGTTGCTGTGGCCGCTGGCCTGGCGCCGGGTGGGGCCTGCGCGTCAGACAGTCCCAGTTGGGGAAGGGCCAGTTGGGGACGAGGTCCGGGCGCTGTTCCGGCTGGGCTGGCCCATCGGCCTGACGCTGGGGGCCGAGGGCGGCATGTTCAGCGTGACGACCCTGCTGATTGCCCGCTTCGGTCCCGAGGTGCTGGCCGCGCAGAACGTGACCATGCAGGCGATCACCGCGCTGTTCATGGTGCCGCTGGGCATCGCCTCGGCCACCGGGGTGCGGGTGGGCAACGAAGCCGGGGCGGGCCGCGTCGCCCAGGCCCGCCGCGCCGGACTGGTGGGCATGGGCCTGTCCGCTGGCGTCATGCTGGCTTTTGCCGCGCTGGAACTGCTCTCGCCCCGCACCGTGTTCAGCGTGTTCGTCAACGTGAACGACCCGGCCAACGCCAATCTGCTCGCCGTTGCCACTGGATTTCTGGGCATCGCCGCCCTGTTTCAACTGATGGACGGCCTGCAGGTCACCGCCAACGGAGCGCTGCGCGGCCTGCAGGACACCCGCATGCCGCTGCTGGTGTCGCTGGTGGCGTACTGGGTGGTGGGCCTGGGCCTCGGTTCGTGGCTGGCCTTCGGCGCCGGGCTGGGGGCGCGGGGGCTGTGGTTCGGGCTGACGGCGGGGCTGACCTTCGCCGGGCTGGCGCTGGTCGGGCGCTTTCTGTGGCGCACGCGGGCGGGCCGTTCCTGA
- a CDS encoding DUF2270 domain-containing protein — protein sequence MPGTGGGEGAVREGKLTEVSYSGNQANALIHLYRAEVGKMTAYRQRLDMTTNWSVVTTAGLASFALGDVNNSHATFLFAMFMNYFFLRLEARRFRTFEIAHHRVRIMERFFYPAMLGDKVDAGWHQLLLAELAKPRSPMTRNDALGWRLNRNYLWIYAAVLLAWFAKLDLSVPKGFLLEFPEAFALADIGNFPGWMVFLGVGVFYLYLIGLALRAARTYPLEEG from the coding sequence ATGCCCGGAACGGGCGGCGGAGAAGGAGCGGTCAGGGAAGGCAAACTGACCGAGGTGAGCTATTCGGGCAACCAGGCCAACGCGCTGATTCACCTTTACCGCGCCGAGGTCGGCAAGATGACCGCCTACCGCCAGCGGCTCGACATGACCACCAACTGGTCGGTGGTCACGACGGCGGGCCTGGCCAGTTTTGCCCTCGGGGACGTGAACAACAGCCACGCGACCTTTCTGTTCGCCATGTTCATGAACTATTTTTTCCTGCGGCTGGAAGCCCGGCGCTTTCGCACCTTCGAGATTGCCCACCACCGGGTCAGGATCATGGAGCGCTTCTTTTACCCTGCCATGCTGGGCGACAAGGTGGACGCCGGCTGGCACCAGCTGCTGCTGGCCGAACTTGCCAAGCCGCGTAGCCCCATGACCCGCAACGACGCGCTGGGCTGGCGGCTCAACCGCAACTACCTGTGGATCTACGCCGCCGTGCTGCTCGCGTGGTTCGCCAAACTCGACCTCAGCGTGCCCAAGGGCTTCCTGCTGGAGTTCCCCGAAGCCTTCGCGCTGGCCGACATCGGCAATTTTCCGGGGTGGATGGTGTTTCTGGGGGTGGGGGTCTTTTACCTGTACCTGATCGGGCTGGCGCTGCGGGCGGCGCGGACCTATCCGCTGGAAGAAGGCTGA
- the rplI gene encoding 50S ribosomal protein L9 has translation MQVILLEPSRLGKTGEVVSVKDGYARNWLIPQGLAVSATRTNMKTLEAQLRSIEKRQAQEKAVAEDLASRLNGVAVELSVRAGEGKIYGAVTHQDVADSLDQLGFDVDRRKIDMPRTVKEIGEYDIAYRAHPEVTIPMKLVVHAQK, from the coding sequence ATGCAAGTGATTCTTCTCGAACCCAGCCGCCTGGGCAAGACCGGCGAAGTGGTCAGCGTCAAGGACGGGTACGCCCGCAACTGGCTGATTCCCCAGGGCCTCGCCGTGTCGGCGACCCGCACCAACATGAAGACCCTCGAAGCGCAGCTGCGCTCCATCGAAAAGCGCCAGGCGCAGGAAAAGGCCGTGGCCGAAGACCTCGCCAGCCGCCTGAACGGTGTGGCCGTGGAACTGAGCGTCCGCGCGGGCGAAGGCAAGATTTACGGCGCCGTCACCCACCAGGACGTGGCCGACAGCCTCGACCAGCTCGGTTTCGACGTGGACCGCCGCAAGATCGACATGCCCAGGACCGTCAAGGAAATCGGCGAGTACGACATTGCCTACCGCGCCCACCCCGAAGTCACCATCCCCATGAAGCTCGTGGTGCACGCGCAGAAGTAA
- the rpsR gene encoding 30S ribosomal protein S18: MTQQGNSGERKPRGKGPKRPRKPKVDPFSIGELEITDYKDVKMLRRFVSDTGKILPRRRTGLSAKHQRRIAQTIKVARQLALLPYTEKLVRK, translated from the coding sequence ATGACCCAGCAAGGAAACAGCGGCGAACGCAAGCCGCGCGGCAAGGGCCCCAAGCGCCCCCGCAAGCCGAAGGTCGATCCGTTCTCCATCGGGGAACTGGAAATCACCGATTACAAAGACGTGAAGATGCTGCGCCGCTTCGTGAGCGATACCGGCAAGATTCTTCCCCGCCGCCGCACTGGCCTCTCGGCCAAGCACCAGCGCCGCATCGCGCAGACCATCAAGGTCGCGCGTCAGCTCGCGCTGCTGCCCTACACCGAGAAACTGGTCCGGAAATAA
- the ssb gene encoding single-stranded DNA-binding protein, giving the protein MARGMNHVFLIGALARDPELRYTGSGMAVFEATVAGEDRIVGNDGRERNLPWYHRVSILGKPAEWQAERNLKGGDAVMVEGTLEFRQWEAPEGGKRSAVNVKALRMEQLGTQPELVQDAGGGVRMSGAMNEVMVIGNVTRDPEIRYTPAGDAVLSLSVAVNEQYQDRQGQRQEKVHYIDATLWRDLAENMKELRRGDPVMIMGRLVNEGWTDKDGNKRNSTRVEATRVEALSRGAGQANASGSAATPAAPRTQTASSAARPQAGGYGNSQGQPSRAANTGSRSGGLDIDQGLDDFPPEDDDLPF; this is encoded by the coding sequence ATGGCCCGAGGCATGAACCACGTTTTTCTGATCGGCGCACTCGCCCGTGATCCCGAACTTCGTTACACCGGCAGCGGAATGGCCGTTTTTGAAGCCACCGTCGCAGGCGAAGACCGGATCGTCGGCAACGATGGCCGTGAACGCAACCTGCCCTGGTATCACCGCGTGTCTATCCTGGGCAAGCCCGCCGAATGGCAGGCCGAGCGCAACCTGAAGGGCGGCGACGCCGTGATGGTTGAAGGCACCCTGGAATTTCGCCAGTGGGAAGCCCCCGAAGGCGGCAAGCGCAGCGCCGTGAACGTCAAGGCCCTCCGTATGGAACAGCTCGGCACCCAGCCCGAACTGGTTCAGGATGCGGGTGGTGGCGTGCGCATGAGCGGCGCGATGAACGAAGTCATGGTGATCGGCAACGTCACCCGTGACCCGGAAATCCGTTACACCCCCGCAGGCGACGCCGTGCTGAGCCTGAGCGTGGCGGTGAACGAGCAGTACCAGGACCGTCAGGGACAGCGTCAGGAAAAGGTCCACTACATCGACGCCACCCTCTGGCGCGACCTCGCCGAGAACATGAAGGAGCTTCGCCGCGGCGATCCCGTCATGATCATGGGCAGGCTGGTCAACGAGGGCTGGACCGACAAGGACGGCAACAAGCGCAACAGCACAAGAGTAGAGGCGACGCGAGTCGAAGCACTTTCCCGAGGCGCGGGCCAGGCCAATGCCTCCGGTTCCGCTGCCACCCCTGCCGCACCTCGCACGCAGACCGCGAGCAGTGCTGCACGCCCGCAAGCTGGCGGCTACGGCAACAGCCAGGGCCAACCCAGCCGCGCGGCGAACACGGGGAGCCGTTCGGGGGGCCTAGATATTGATCAAGGTCTCGACGATTTTCCGCCGGAAGACGACGACCTGCCCTTTTAA
- the rpsF gene encoding 30S ribosomal protein S6 produces the protein MNQYDLNLILNPNISAEQVQIEKDYIENAVRGAGAEISNLDDLGNRRLAYQVGKDREGYYLMYTIKASGNPETAIASSLRLRDNVRRVLVVKDRPEWKTKKA, from the coding sequence ATGAACCAGTACGACCTCAACCTGATCCTGAACCCCAACATCAGCGCCGAACAGGTGCAGATCGAGAAGGATTACATCGAGAACGCCGTGCGCGGCGCGGGCGCTGAAATCAGCAACCTCGACGACCTCGGCAACCGCCGCCTGGCCTACCAGGTGGGCAAGGACCGCGAAGGCTACTACCTGATGTACACCATCAAGGCCTCGGGCAACCCCGAAACCGCCATCGCGAGCAGCCTTAGGTTGCGCGACAACGTCCGCCGCGTCCTGGTGGTCAAGGACCGCCCGGAGTGGAAGACCAAGAAGGCCTGA
- a CDS encoding ABC transporter ATP-binding protein — protein sequence MAAPSPTLTVLRTYLGPLKGAVATLAALLIVGTGLNLLLPQLLSRFVDSAKLGAGADVGLLVRLAVSYILLAVGVQLLSAAATYLGAQVGWQATNRLRADLMAHLLSLDMQEHKERTPGEMIERIDGDVTALSNFFSQFAVRVFGAALLLTGAVVMFWRTDWRVGAGVTVFVALTLWAMNRVRKGGVEPTQHEREASARLFGYVEERLAGLDDVRSLGAGPYHLRGFLAVQRDFFHKSVLSWRRRARVWQLSMALFAVGYVALLASAVGLYAAGLITLGTAFALYQYMTMVEEPIDQLTNQLQDLQKAGASLVRIGELLSLQTALPEGKRELPPGPLDLRFEGVGFSYGGAEAAPVLQDIGFHVPAGQTLGLLGRTGSGKTTLTRLISRLYDPTTGAVRLGGVDTRDVTLASLRSRVAVVTQDVQLFQASVRDNLSFFDDRVTDGQVEAALAEVGLSEWLSRLPEGVRTPLPAGSLSAGQAQLLAFARVMLQDPAVIILDEPSSRLDPATEAQLTAAMTRLLAGRTAIVIAHRLDTVARADRILVLGAGKMLEEGARADLARDPRSEYAQLLRAGREAEAVLA from the coding sequence ATGGCCGCCCCTTCTCCCACCTTGACCGTATTGCGCACCTACCTGGGGCCGCTGAAAGGGGCGGTGGCGACCCTCGCCGCGCTGCTCATCGTCGGCACCGGCCTGAACCTGCTGCTGCCGCAACTCCTTTCGCGCTTCGTGGACAGCGCCAAACTTGGTGCCGGGGCGGATGTGGGACTGCTGGTGCGGCTGGCCGTCAGTTACATCCTGCTGGCGGTGGGCGTGCAATTGCTCAGCGCCGCCGCCACCTACCTGGGGGCGCAGGTGGGCTGGCAGGCCACCAACCGGCTGCGCGCCGACCTGATGGCGCACCTGCTGTCGCTGGACATGCAGGAACACAAGGAACGCACGCCCGGCGAAATGATCGAGCGCATCGACGGGGACGTGACGGCCCTGAGCAACTTCTTCTCGCAGTTCGCCGTGAGGGTGTTCGGGGCCGCGCTGCTGCTGACCGGCGCGGTGGTGATGTTCTGGCGCACCGACTGGCGGGTGGGGGCGGGCGTGACCGTCTTCGTGGCGCTGACCCTGTGGGCGATGAACCGGGTCCGCAAGGGCGGCGTGGAACCCACGCAACACGAACGCGAGGCGAGTGCGCGGCTGTTCGGGTACGTGGAGGAGCGCCTCGCCGGACTGGACGACGTGCGCTCGCTGGGCGCGGGGCCGTACCACCTGCGCGGGTTTCTGGCGGTGCAGCGCGACTTTTTCCACAAGTCGGTGCTGTCGTGGCGGCGGCGGGCGCGGGTGTGGCAACTCAGCATGGCGCTCTTTGCCGTGGGCTACGTGGCGCTGCTCGCCTCGGCGGTGGGCCTGTACGCGGCGGGGCTGATTACGCTGGGCACGGCGTTTGCCCTCTACCAGTACATGACGATGGTGGAAGAACCGATTGACCAGCTCACCAACCAGTTGCAGGACCTGCAAAAGGCGGGCGCGAGTCTGGTGCGCATCGGGGAACTGCTCTCTCTCCAGACGGCGCTGCCGGAAGGTAAGCGCGAACTGCCCCCCGGCCCGCTCGACCTGCGCTTTGAAGGGGTGGGCTTCAGCTACGGCGGCGCGGAGGCTGCGCCCGTGCTGCAAGACATCGGTTTCCACGTCCCCGCCGGGCAGACGCTGGGGCTGCTGGGGCGCACCGGCAGCGGCAAGACGACGCTGACCCGCCTGATTTCGCGCCTCTACGACCCCACGACGGGCGCGGTGCGGCTGGGCGGCGTGGACACGCGGGACGTGACCCTGGCCAGCCTGCGCTCGCGGGTGGCGGTGGTGACGCAGGACGTGCAGCTGTTTCAGGCGAGCGTGCGCGACAACCTCAGCTTTTTCGACGACCGCGTGACCGACGGGCAGGTGGAGGCGGCCCTGGCCGAAGTCGGCCTGAGCGAGTGGCTTTCGCGCCTGCCCGAGGGCGTCCGTACGCCGCTGCCTGCCGGAAGCCTGAGCGCGGGGCAGGCTCAACTGCTGGCCTTTGCGCGGGTGATGCTGCAAGACCCCGCCGTCATCATCCTCGACGAACCGAGCAGCCGCCTGGACCCCGCCACCGAAGCGCAGCTCACCGCCGCCATGACCCGGCTGCTCGCGGGCCGCACCGCCATCGTCATCGCGCACCGACTCGACACCGTGGCCCGCGCCGACCGGATTCTGGTGCTGGGCGCGGGAAAGATGCTGGAAGAAGGCGCACGCGCCGACCTCGCCCGCGACCCGCGCAGCGAGTACGCGCAGCTCTTGCGGGCAGGCCGGGAGGCGGAAGCGGTGCTGGCGTGA
- a CDS encoding ABC transporter ATP-binding protein, which produces MTTAPTPSSTFALAKRLFAYNPALFGVNLLLWGAVHASPALVTLAVSRLFGHLEGAENAVPNAVAAAWAALGWFAFVRASRFGLFYGAFRAWIELWYTLDALIRRNLLGYLLTATGSRRLPDTPAEAVSRFRDDVDDVAGYTEVWVDGAGFLVYTLVAVTLMARVDPLITALVCAPLLLMIVFVQRLSPTIRTYRRRMREATGRVTDFIGETFGAVSAVKLAGREGQMVAHLRSLGETRKDAALRDVLLTELIRGVNTNMVNIAVGLVLLLGAGRVRGEALNVQDFVLFIGLLPRLTGSMGFFGDAIARHRRTGVSFERMHRLLVDAPQDEAVQHRDIHLRGDLPALPTRPSAEPLRELQVQHLSAHHPDGSGVDDVNFTLRRGEFVVVTGRIGSGKSTLLRAVLGLLPRDGGQVFWNGQEVADPASFFVPPRSAYTAQLPNLFSDSLRDNVLSGADAARLPLAVRLARLDSDLAQLPEAEQTQVGARGVKLSGGQVQRTAVARMLAQQADLLVFDDVSSALDARTEAELWDGLFSELDATCLVVSHRRAALTRAHRILVMEGGRVTAEGTLAELLETSAEMRALWAEEE; this is translated from the coding sequence ATGACCACTGCCCCCACCCCTTCCTCCACCTTCGCCCTCGCCAAGCGCCTGTTCGCCTATAACCCGGCGCTCTTCGGCGTCAATCTGCTGCTGTGGGGCGCGGTTCACGCTTCGCCCGCGCTGGTGACGCTCGCGGTGAGTCGCCTGTTCGGGCATCTGGAAGGCGCGGAAAACGCCGTGCCGAACGCTGTCGCGGCGGCGTGGGCGGCGCTGGGCTGGTTCGCGTTCGTGCGGGCGAGCCGTTTCGGGCTGTTCTACGGGGCGTTCCGGGCCTGGATAGAACTGTGGTACACGCTCGACGCGCTCATAAGGCGCAACCTGCTGGGCTACCTGCTGACGGCCACAGGCTCACGCCGCCTGCCCGACACGCCCGCCGAGGCGGTGAGCCGCTTCCGCGACGACGTGGACGACGTGGCGGGCTACACCGAGGTCTGGGTGGACGGCGCGGGCTTTCTGGTCTACACGCTGGTCGCCGTCACCCTGATGGCCCGGGTGGACCCGCTGATTACGGCGCTGGTGTGTGCGCCGCTGCTGCTGATGATTGTCTTCGTGCAGCGCCTCTCGCCCACCATCCGCACCTACCGCCGCCGGATGCGCGAGGCGACGGGCCGCGTGACCGACTTTATCGGGGAGACGTTCGGGGCGGTGAGCGCCGTCAAACTCGCCGGGCGCGAGGGGCAGATGGTGGCGCACCTGCGCTCGCTGGGCGAGACGCGCAAGGACGCGGCGCTGCGGGACGTGCTGCTCACCGAACTGATTCGCGGCGTGAACACCAACATGGTCAATATCGCGGTGGGGCTGGTGCTGCTGCTGGGGGCGGGGCGCGTGCGCGGCGAGGCGCTGAACGTGCAGGACTTCGTGCTGTTTATCGGCCTGCTGCCGAGGTTGACGGGCAGCATGGGCTTTTTCGGCGACGCGATTGCGAGGCACCGCCGCACCGGGGTCAGTTTCGAGCGCATGCACCGCCTGCTGGTGGACGCCCCGCAGGACGAAGCGGTGCAGCACCGTGACATTCACCTGCGCGGCGACTTGCCCGCCCTGCCGACTCGCCCCAGTGCGGAACCTCTGCGCGAATTGCAGGTGCAGCACCTCAGCGCCCACCACCCGGACGGCAGCGGCGTGGACGACGTGAATTTCACGCTCAGGCGCGGCGAATTCGTGGTCGTCACCGGGCGCATCGGCAGCGGCAAAAGCACCCTGCTGCGGGCCGTGCTGGGCCTGCTGCCGCGTGACGGTGGGCAGGTGTTCTGGAACGGGCAGGAAGTGGCCGACCCCGCTTCCTTTTTCGTGCCGCCGCGCAGTGCGTACACGGCGCAGCTTCCCAACCTCTTTTCCGACTCGCTGCGGGACAACGTGCTGAGCGGCGCGGACGCGGCCCGCCTTCCGCTGGCGGTGCGGCTGGCGCGGCTGGACTCCGACCTCGCGCAGTTGCCCGAAGCCGAGCAGACGCAAGTGGGCGCACGCGGCGTCAAGCTCTCGGGCGGACAGGTGCAGCGCACGGCGGTGGCGCGAATGCTGGCGCAACAGGCCGACCTGCTGGTGTTCGACGACGTGTCCAGCGCGCTTGACGCCCGCACCGAAGCCGAACTGTGGGACGGCCTCTTTTCCGAACTGGACGCCACCTGTCTGGTCGTCTCGCACCGCCGCGCCGCCCTGACCCGCGCCCACCGCATTCTGGTGATGGAAGGCGGGCGGGTGACGGCGGAAGGGACGCTTGCCGAGTTGCTGGAAACGAGCGCGGAAATGCGGGCGCTGTGGGCGGAGGAGGAATGA
- a CDS encoding YbjN domain-containing protein, with product MKRSAALGLAVLFGVPASAQSAQSLVTGTSTTELVGIARGFGSASLGTSSATGSPKITGRIGGQEYSVYFYGCDSNKKNCTSIQFATYWIGKRLTAAEVNQWNADKRFGKLFIDSDGDLNLQMDVNLDFGVTYKNMEDTFDLWKLVLEDVLDAI from the coding sequence ATGAAGCGTTCTGCTGCTCTCGGTCTGGCTGTTCTGTTCGGCGTTCCCGCGTCCGCCCAATCCGCCCAGTCCCTCGTTACCGGCACCTCGACCACGGAACTGGTGGGGATCGCACGCGGGTTCGGGTCGGCTTCGCTCGGAACGTCGTCTGCTACCGGTTCACCCAAGATCACCGGGCGCATCGGCGGCCAGGAATACTCGGTGTACTTTTACGGCTGCGACTCCAACAAGAAAAACTGCACCAGTATCCAGTTCGCGACCTACTGGATCGGCAAACGGCTGACCGCGGCCGAGGTCAACCAGTGGAACGCCGACAAGCGCTTCGGCAAGCTGTTTATCGACAGCGATGGGGATCTCAACCTCCAGATGGATGTCAATCTGGATTTCGGGGTGACTTACAAGAACATGGAAGACACCTTCGATCTTTGGAAACTGGTCCTGGAGGACGTCCTCGACGCGATCTGA